The following coding sequences are from one Microbacterium wangchenii window:
- a CDS encoding zinc-dependent alcohol dehydrogenase, producing MKAMVYRGPYKVRVEEKPDPRIEHPNDAIVRVELAAICGSDLHLYHGMIPDTRIGHTFGHEFIGRVEAVGSSVQTLQPGDRVMVPFNIFCGTCFFCARGLYSNCHNVNANATALGGIYGYSHTAGGFDGGQAELVRVPFADVGPTIIPEWMSDDDALMLTDAFTTGYFGAQLGDIAEGDTVVVFGAGPVGLAAARSSWLMGAGRVIVIDHLDYRLAKAREFAFAETHNFARHDDVVVLLKKLTGHLGADVAIDAVGAEADGHLTQHITSAKLKLQGGSPVALNWAIDSVRKGGNISVMGAYGPLFSAVKFGDALNKGLTLRMNQAPVKRQWPRLFEHIQAGRITPGDMITHRIPLDAIAEGYHMFSSKLDDCIKPVIVPGA from the coding sequence CCATCGTGCGCGTGGAACTGGCGGCGATCTGCGGATCGGATCTGCACCTGTACCACGGCATGATCCCCGACACCCGGATCGGCCACACCTTCGGACACGAGTTCATCGGACGCGTCGAGGCGGTCGGCTCGTCGGTGCAGACGCTCCAGCCCGGCGACCGCGTCATGGTGCCGTTCAACATCTTCTGCGGCACGTGCTTCTTCTGCGCGCGAGGGCTCTACTCCAACTGTCACAACGTCAACGCCAACGCCACCGCCCTCGGCGGTATCTACGGGTACTCCCACACCGCCGGCGGTTTCGACGGAGGTCAGGCCGAACTGGTGCGCGTGCCCTTCGCCGACGTCGGGCCGACCATCATCCCGGAGTGGATGAGCGATGACGACGCGCTCATGCTCACCGACGCCTTCACGACGGGGTACTTCGGTGCGCAGCTGGGCGACATCGCCGAGGGCGACACCGTCGTGGTGTTCGGCGCCGGTCCCGTGGGGCTCGCGGCAGCGCGGTCGTCGTGGCTCATGGGTGCGGGGCGCGTCATCGTGATCGACCACCTCGACTACCGCCTGGCGAAGGCGCGCGAGTTCGCGTTCGCCGAGACCCACAACTTCGCCCGCCATGACGACGTCGTGGTGCTGCTGAAGAAGCTCACCGGCCACCTGGGGGCCGATGTCGCGATCGACGCGGTCGGCGCGGAGGCCGACGGCCACCTCACGCAGCACATCACCTCGGCCAAGCTGAAGCTCCAGGGCGGGTCGCCCGTCGCCCTGAACTGGGCGATCGACTCCGTGCGCAAGGGCGGCAACATCTCCGTGATGGGCGCCTATGGGCCGCTGTTCAGTGCGGTGAAGTTCGGCGACGCTCTGAACAAGGGGCTGACCCTGAGGATGAACCAGGCACCGGTGAAGCGACAGTGGCCGCGTCTGTTCGAGCACATCCAGGCCGGGCGGATCACGCCCGGCGACATGATCACCCACCGCATCCCCCTCGACGCGATCGCCGAGGGATACCACATGTTCTCGTCCAAGCTCGATGACTGCATCAAGCCGGTCATCGTGCCGGGCGCGTGA
- a CDS encoding esterase/lipase family protein, with product MGRAARDAAWWVADYAYAATWQARAFLNRTDPATFRSGSEVALVLLPGVYETWKFLQPLASALHERGHPIHIVDLLQRNRRPVTEMAVHVTRYLDDHDLTDVVLVAHSKGGLVGKQVMIGEAGSRVRGMVAVATPFGGSRYARMMLSPTLRSFSPRDRTIVALAQQLEVNARITSVYGAFDPHIPEGSKLPGGRNVQLETGGHFRILAHPRVIAEVERMSAAA from the coding sequence ATCGGGCGCGCCGCCCGCGACGCGGCATGGTGGGTCGCCGACTATGCGTACGCCGCGACGTGGCAGGCGCGCGCCTTCCTCAATCGCACCGATCCCGCGACGTTCCGCTCCGGATCCGAGGTGGCACTGGTGCTCCTGCCCGGCGTCTACGAGACGTGGAAATTCCTGCAGCCCCTCGCCTCCGCTCTGCACGAGCGCGGGCACCCGATCCACATCGTCGACCTGCTGCAGCGCAATCGCCGGCCCGTCACCGAGATGGCCGTGCACGTGACCCGGTACCTCGACGATCACGATCTGACCGACGTGGTGCTCGTCGCCCACAGCAAGGGCGGCCTCGTCGGCAAACAGGTCATGATCGGCGAGGCCGGCTCCCGCGTGCGCGGGATGGTCGCGGTGGCGACCCCCTTCGGTGGATCGCGCTATGCGCGCATGATGCTCTCGCCCACGCTGCGCAGCTTCTCCCCCCGCGATCGCACGATCGTCGCGCTCGCGCAGCAGCTCGAGGTGAATGCGCGGATCACGTCGGTCTACGGGGCGTTCGACCCGCACATCCCGGAGGGGAGCAAGCTGCCGGGCGGGCGCAACGTGCAGCTGGAGACCGGCGGCCACTTCCGCATCCTCGCGCACCCGCGCGTGATCGCCGAGGTGGAACGGATGTCAGCTGCTGCCTGA
- a CDS encoding alpha/beta fold hydrolase — MTSERTTWRADQGRLAFRVHANPAQATNRPPVVLVHGIGMSHRYFSRLQDVLGEGHAVFSVDLPGFGGLPKPGTDVDIPTMAAALAGVVAGLGVGPCVLVGHSMGAQWVVELAAQRPDLVSHAVVIGPVSDSEHRSVAAQSLALGLDCLGEPPLANAIVFTDYVRCGIPWYLTQVRHMIAYPIEERVADLRVPLLVLRGERDPIAGMRWCRMLRDRAGEGDLAVIPGSRHVAQFSRPRAVADAITTYAGAVAGLSR, encoded by the coding sequence ATGACCTCCGAGCGCACGACCTGGCGCGCGGATCAGGGCCGCCTCGCCTTCCGCGTCCACGCGAACCCCGCGCAGGCGACGAACCGCCCGCCCGTGGTGCTCGTGCACGGCATCGGGATGTCGCACCGCTACTTCTCGCGACTGCAGGACGTGCTCGGCGAAGGCCACGCGGTGTTCAGCGTCGATCTGCCCGGGTTCGGGGGCCTGCCCAAACCGGGCACCGACGTCGACATCCCGACCATGGCCGCCGCGCTGGCCGGCGTCGTCGCCGGGCTGGGGGTGGGCCCGTGCGTGCTCGTCGGTCACTCGATGGGCGCCCAGTGGGTCGTCGAGCTGGCGGCGCAGCGGCCCGACCTGGTCTCGCACGCCGTGGTCATCGGGCCGGTCTCCGACTCCGAGCACCGCTCGGTGGCGGCGCAGTCGCTCGCGCTCGGGCTGGACTGCCTGGGCGAGCCGCCCCTGGCCAACGCGATCGTGTTCACCGACTACGTGCGGTGCGGCATCCCGTGGTACCTGACTCAGGTGCGCCACATGATCGCCTACCCGATCGAGGAGCGCGTGGCCGATCTGCGCGTGCCGCTGCTCGTGCTCCGCGGAGAGCGCGATCCGATCGCCGGGATGCGGTGGTGCCGGATGCTGCGCGACCGGGCCGGCGAGGGCGACTTGGCCGTCATCCCCGGCAGCCGCCACGTCGCGCAGTTCTCCCGTCCCCGCGCCGTCGCCGACGCGATCACGACCTACGCGGGCGCCGTGGCGGGTCTCAGCCGGTGA
- a CDS encoding GntR family transcriptional regulator yields MADDVVQLDELLATLDRTGPVPLYFQVSSAIERAIRSGDIAPGARLENEIAIAQRLGLSRPTIRRAMEELVDKGLLVRRRGIGTQVVQGQVTRQVELTSLYEDLQSSHHAPGTRVLEHEIRPADAATAAALSVPAGSDVVYLRRQRSTDGVPVAVLVNYLPPDFADITTEQLEAKGLYQIMRARGVTIRVANQRIGARRAQGDEGELLDIDKGGPVLTMERVAYDASGRAVEFGHHCYRPDMYSFETTLVAK; encoded by the coding sequence ATGGCCGACGACGTGGTGCAGTTGGACGAGCTGCTGGCGACCCTGGACCGCACGGGCCCTGTGCCCCTCTACTTCCAGGTCTCCTCGGCGATCGAGCGCGCCATCCGCTCGGGCGACATCGCCCCCGGTGCGCGCCTGGAGAACGAGATCGCGATCGCCCAGCGGCTGGGCCTGTCCCGTCCGACCATCCGGCGCGCGATGGAGGAACTGGTCGACAAGGGCCTGCTCGTGCGCCGCCGCGGCATCGGGACGCAGGTCGTGCAGGGCCAGGTCACCCGCCAGGTGGAGCTGACGAGCCTGTACGAAGACCTGCAGAGCTCGCACCATGCGCCCGGGACGCGCGTGCTCGAGCACGAGATCCGCCCCGCCGACGCGGCCACCGCCGCCGCCCTGAGCGTGCCCGCCGGCTCCGACGTCGTGTATCTCCGCCGTCAGCGCTCCACCGACGGGGTGCCCGTGGCGGTCCTGGTGAACTATCTGCCGCCCGATTTCGCCGACATCACGACCGAACAGCTCGAGGCCAAGGGCCTCTACCAGATCATGCGCGCCCGCGGCGTGACCATCCGCGTCGCCAACCAGCGCATCGGCGCCCGGCGCGCCCAGGGCGACGAGGGCGAGCTCCTCGACATCGACAAGGGCGGGCCTGTGCTGACGATGGAGCGTGTCGCGTACGACGCCTCCGGGCGCGCCGTGGAGTTCGGACACCACTGCTACCGGCCCGACATGTACAGCTTCGAGACCACCCTCGTCGCCAAGTAG
- the iolC gene encoding 5-dehydro-2-deoxygluconokinase, giving the protein MTETPAPFDVLAFGRLGVDVYPLQSGVGLEDVETFGKYLGGSAANVSVASARYGHRTALVSGVGDDPFGRYLLRELDRLGVDNRYVRVDPTLQTPVTFCEIFPPDDFPLYFYREPKAPDLTLEAAELDLDAVRMAKILWFTATGLTQEPSRAAHVAALQARTEGRTIFDLDYRPMFWADPPDARAHVSHALEFATVAVGNREECEIAVGETEPSRAADALLDRGVELAIVKQGPRGVLAKTRSETVEVPPYPVDVVNGLGAGDAFGGALCHGLLEGWDLERVLRFANVAGAIVASRLECSTAMPTHDEVVALIEGGER; this is encoded by the coding sequence ATGACCGAAACCCCTGCCCCCTTCGATGTGCTCGCCTTCGGCCGGCTCGGCGTCGACGTGTACCCGCTGCAGTCCGGCGTGGGCCTCGAGGACGTCGAGACCTTCGGCAAGTACCTCGGCGGCAGTGCCGCCAACGTCTCCGTCGCCTCGGCGCGGTACGGCCACCGCACCGCGCTCGTCTCGGGCGTCGGCGATGATCCGTTCGGCCGCTATCTGCTGCGCGAGCTCGACCGCCTGGGCGTGGACAACCGGTACGTACGGGTCGACCCCACGCTGCAGACGCCGGTGACCTTCTGCGAGATCTTCCCGCCCGACGATTTCCCGCTCTACTTCTACCGCGAGCCCAAGGCGCCCGACCTCACCCTCGAGGCGGCCGAGCTGGACCTCGACGCCGTGCGGATGGCGAAGATCCTGTGGTTCACCGCCACCGGTCTCACGCAGGAGCCCAGCCGAGCGGCGCACGTGGCCGCGCTGCAGGCGCGCACCGAGGGACGCACGATCTTCGACCTCGACTACCGCCCCATGTTCTGGGCCGATCCGCCCGACGCACGCGCACACGTGTCGCACGCGCTCGAATTCGCCACGGTCGCCGTCGGCAACCGCGAGGAGTGCGAGATCGCCGTGGGCGAGACCGAGCCCTCGCGCGCGGCCGACGCCCTTCTGGACCGAGGTGTCGAGCTCGCGATCGTCAAGCAGGGCCCTCGGGGCGTGCTCGCCAAGACCCGGAGCGAGACGGTCGAGGTGCCCCCGTACCCCGTCGACGTCGTCAACGGCCTCGGCGCCGGCGACGCGTTCGGCGGAGCCCTGTGCCACGGACTGCTCGAAGGGTGGGACCTGGAGCGCGTGCTGCGTTTCGCCAACGTCGCCGGTGCCATCGTGGCATCCCGGCTGGAGTGCTCCACCGCCATGCCCACGCACGACGAGGTCGTCGCGCTGATCGAGGGGGGAGAGCGCTGA
- a CDS encoding class I fructose-bisphosphate aldolase, translating to MGPRFLAPEAFERLRDVRASSPRTIRDTLASRRRRELLRGDGRLFIVAADHPARGALAVGQNPVAMADRYELLDRLAIALSRPGVDGVLGTPDIIDDLAALGLLDDKIIVGSMNRGGLRGASFEMDDRMTAYDVPRMVEAGIDVAKTLIRVNLDDAGTAATLAAMADAVTQAAAAELPIMLEPFLSRWVDGRIVNDLSPEAVILSIAIASGLGASSAYTWMKLPVVDDMERVMAATTMPTLLLGGDSGVDPDETFAAWEDALSLPGVRGLTVGRTLLYPPDGNVAAAVDIAAGLVHPSL from the coding sequence ATGGGTCCGCGGTTCCTGGCACCCGAGGCGTTCGAGCGCCTCCGTGACGTGCGCGCGTCGTCACCGCGGACGATCCGCGACACGCTCGCGAGCCGCCGCCGTCGCGAGCTGCTGCGCGGAGACGGGCGCCTGTTCATCGTGGCCGCCGATCACCCCGCCCGCGGCGCGCTCGCCGTCGGGCAGAACCCCGTCGCGATGGCCGACCGCTACGAGCTGCTCGACCGGCTCGCGATCGCCCTCAGCCGCCCCGGCGTGGACGGGGTGCTGGGCACCCCCGACATCATCGACGACCTCGCCGCCCTCGGCCTCCTCGACGACAAGATCATCGTCGGCTCGATGAACCGCGGAGGCCTGCGCGGGGCGTCGTTCGAGATGGACGACCGGATGACCGCGTACGACGTGCCGCGCATGGTCGAGGCCGGCATCGACGTCGCCAAGACCCTCATCCGCGTCAACCTCGACGACGCCGGCACCGCCGCCACCCTCGCCGCGATGGCCGACGCCGTCACGCAGGCCGCCGCGGCGGAGCTGCCCATCATGCTCGAGCCGTTCCTGAGCCGGTGGGTGGACGGGCGAATCGTGAACGACCTGTCGCCCGAGGCCGTCATCCTCTCCATCGCGATCGCGTCGGGCCTGGGCGCATCCAGCGCGTACACGTGGATGAAGCTGCCGGTCGTCGACGACATGGAGCGCGTCATGGCCGCCACGACCATGCCCACCCTCCTCCTCGGCGGCGACTCCGGCGTCGACCCCGACGAGACCTTCGCCGCGTGGGAGGACGCGCTGAGCCTCCCCGGCGTCCGCGGCCTCACCGTCGGCCGCACGCTCCTCTATCCGCCCGACGGGAACGTCGCCGCCGCCGTCGACATCGCCGCCGGCCTCGTCCACCCCAGCCTCTGA
- a CDS encoding CoA-acylating methylmalonate-semialdehyde dehydrogenase, whose amino-acid sequence MSTTQTAPANDVESAVRVLSHWIDGAERPSTSGRTAPVYNPATGAVQAEVALADQTEIDAALASAQRGYELWSGYSIAKRQAVMFAFRELLNARKGELAQIITAEHGKVVSDAMGEILRGQEVVELATGFPHLIKGAFSENASTGIDVYSLKQPLGVVGIISPFNFPAMVPMWFFPVAIAAGNAVVLKPSEKDPSAALWLAKLWQEAGLPDGVFTVLQGDKLAVDGLLESLVVQSISFVGSTPIAQYIYETASRHGKRVQALGGAKNHMLVLPDADLDLVADQAVNAGYGAAGERCMAISVVLAVEPIADDLIAKISERIGTLRIGNGAGVDGVEPDMGPLITDVHRDKVASYVDIAEADGAKIVVDGRGLSVAGHEDGFFFGPTLIDDIPTSSRAYTEEIFGPVLSVVRVQSYDEGVALINSGQFGNGTAIFTNDGGAARRFQNEVQVGMIGINVPIPVPVAYHSFGGWKQSLFGDAKAYGVHGFDFFTREKAVTARWIDPATRHDTDHGGINLGFPQND is encoded by the coding sequence ATGAGCACGACACAGACCGCCCCCGCGAACGACGTGGAGTCCGCCGTCCGCGTTCTCTCGCACTGGATCGACGGCGCCGAGCGCCCCTCGACCTCCGGTCGCACGGCTCCCGTCTACAACCCCGCCACCGGCGCCGTGCAGGCCGAGGTGGCGCTGGCCGACCAGACCGAGATCGATGCGGCGCTGGCGTCGGCGCAGCGCGGATACGAGCTGTGGAGCGGGTATTCGATCGCGAAGCGGCAGGCGGTGATGTTCGCGTTCCGTGAGCTGCTGAACGCCCGCAAGGGTGAGCTGGCGCAGATCATCACGGCCGAGCACGGCAAGGTCGTCTCGGATGCGATGGGCGAGATCCTGCGCGGCCAGGAGGTCGTGGAGCTGGCGACCGGGTTCCCGCACCTGATCAAGGGCGCCTTCAGCGAGAACGCCTCGACCGGGATCGACGTGTACTCCCTGAAGCAGCCGCTGGGCGTCGTGGGCATCATCAGCCCGTTCAACTTCCCCGCGATGGTGCCGATGTGGTTCTTCCCCGTCGCGATCGCCGCCGGGAACGCCGTCGTGCTCAAGCCCAGCGAGAAGGACCCGTCGGCCGCCCTCTGGCTGGCGAAGCTGTGGCAGGAGGCCGGCCTCCCCGACGGCGTGTTCACGGTGCTGCAGGGCGACAAGCTCGCCGTGGACGGACTGCTGGAGTCTCTGGTGGTGCAGTCGATCTCGTTCGTGGGGTCGACCCCGATCGCGCAGTACATCTACGAGACCGCCTCCCGGCACGGCAAGCGCGTGCAGGCCCTGGGCGGCGCGAAGAACCACATGCTCGTCCTCCCCGACGCCGACCTCGACCTCGTCGCCGACCAGGCCGTCAACGCGGGCTACGGGGCGGCAGGGGAGCGGTGCATGGCGATCAGCGTCGTGCTGGCGGTCGAGCCGATCGCCGATGATCTGATCGCGAAGATCAGCGAGCGGATCGGCACGCTGCGCATCGGCAACGGTGCGGGCGTGGACGGGGTCGAGCCGGACATGGGGCCGCTCATCACCGACGTGCACCGCGACAAGGTGGCCTCCTACGTCGACATCGCGGAGGCCGACGGCGCGAAGATCGTCGTGGACGGCCGGGGCCTGAGCGTGGCAGGTCACGAGGACGGGTTCTTCTTCGGCCCGACCCTGATCGACGACATCCCGACCTCCTCCCGTGCGTACACCGAGGAGATCTTCGGGCCGGTGCTCTCGGTCGTGCGCGTGCAGTCCTACGACGAGGGCGTGGCCCTGATCAACTCCGGTCAATTCGGCAACGGCACCGCGATCTTCACCAACGACGGGGGAGCGGCCCGCCGATTCCAGAACGAGGTCCAGGTCGGGATGATCGGCATCAACGTGCCCATCCCGGTCCCGGTCGCGTATCACTCGTTCGGCGGATGGAAGCAGTCGCTGTTCGGCGACGCGAAGGCGTACGGCGTGCACGGGTTCGACTTCTTCACGCGGGAGAAGGCGGTCACCGCCCGCTGGATCGACCCCGCCACCCGCCACGACACCGACCACGGCGGCATCAACCTCGGCTTCCCCCAGAACGACTGA
- the iolB gene encoding 5-deoxy-glucuronate isomerase, with protein sequence MTPTDQRWFHRRGSLAQGDWESVVDAATPGWQHTGIRVADLAEGDAVALAERGVERIIVPLSGEFRVTHHHHPGEEETRLHGRPSVFAGPTDVLYLPTGTTAEITGTGRVAVAEAPTSETRPWQYIPAASTPVELRGAGASSRQVHNFGTPPALDAARLIVCEVLTPAENWSSYPPHKHDEHVPGSESRLEEIYYFEAAPVADAAAPRDAAFGMFSTYSSPAGEIDINAMVRTGDIALVPFGYHGPAVAAPGYDLYYLNVMAGPDPEREWLISDDPAHAWVRDTWNGQRMDPRLPLGHDTEGQH encoded by the coding sequence ATGACCCCGACGGACCAGCGCTGGTTCCACCGCCGCGGCTCCCTCGCGCAGGGCGACTGGGAATCGGTCGTCGACGCGGCGACCCCCGGGTGGCAGCACACCGGCATCCGCGTCGCCGACCTCGCAGAGGGCGACGCCGTCGCGCTGGCCGAGCGCGGCGTCGAGCGCATCATCGTCCCCCTCTCGGGCGAGTTCCGCGTGACGCACCACCACCACCCCGGCGAGGAGGAGACCCGGCTGCACGGACGCCCGTCGGTGTTCGCCGGCCCCACCGACGTGCTGTACCTGCCGACGGGCACGACCGCCGAGATCACCGGCACCGGCCGTGTCGCGGTGGCCGAGGCGCCGACCTCGGAGACGCGCCCCTGGCAGTACATCCCCGCCGCGTCCACGCCGGTCGAACTGCGCGGGGCGGGCGCGTCCAGCCGCCAGGTGCACAACTTCGGCACGCCCCCGGCCCTCGACGCCGCACGCCTGATCGTGTGCGAGGTTCTCACCCCGGCGGAGAACTGGTCGTCCTACCCGCCCCACAAGCACGACGAGCACGTTCCCGGCTCCGAGTCGCGCCTGGAGGAGATCTACTACTTCGAGGCGGCGCCGGTGGCGGATGCGGCGGCTCCCCGTGACGCGGCGTTCGGGATGTTCAGCACCTACTCCTCCCCGGCGGGGGAGATCGACATCAACGCGATGGTGCGCACGGGCGACATCGCGCTCGTGCCCTTCGGGTATCACGGCCCCGCCGTGGCCGCCCCGGGGTACGACCTGTACTACCTCAACGTGATGGCCGGGCCCGATCCGGAGCGGGAGTGGCTGATCAGCGACGACCCGGCGCACGCGTGGGTGCGCGACACCTGGAACGGGCAGAGGATGGACCCCCGGCTGCCCCTCGGACACGACACGGAAGGCCAGCACTGA
- the iolD gene encoding 3D-(3,5/4)-trihydroxycyclohexane-1,2-dione acylhydrolase (decyclizing), whose amino-acid sequence MAATKRMTVSQALVEFLGHQWTVDGDIRERTIPGMIGIFGHGNVAGIGQALKQANVDEPDLMPYYQARNEQAMVHQAVGYARMHRRRATLASAASVGPGAANMLTAAALATTNRLPALLLPSDTFATRVADPVLQQLEQPWDIGLTVNDAFRPLSRFFDRVQRPEQLYSIALAALRVLTDPVETGAVTIALPEDVQAEAIDVPVEFLQDREWHIRRPLPERAPLARAAAAIRAARAPIIVAGGGVLYSGAEEQLRALVEATGIPVGTSQAGGGSLAWDHPQNLGGVGATGTLAANRLAAGADVVIGIGTRYSDFTTASRTAFQNPDVVFVNINVASFDAYKHGTQLPVIADAREALTALAAALGGYAVPAEHAERVAREKAGWDALVDEAFAPTGRPLPGQPEIIGAVQSASAPEDVVVQAAGSLPGDLHKLWRVRDPLGYHVEYAFSCMGYEIAGGLGAKRGLLADGDDRDVIVMVGDGSYLMLNTELVTAVAEGIKLIVVLIQNHGYASIGHLSETVGSERFGTLYREYDPAAKNFQGEDILPVDLAMNARSYGMDVLEIEPGASALDDLKAAMATAKASERATLIHINSDPLVYAPEGEGWWDVPVAEVSTLESTRHAREEYVAQQAAQKPLLG is encoded by the coding sequence ATGGCGGCGACGAAGCGGATGACGGTCAGCCAGGCGCTCGTGGAGTTCCTGGGTCACCAATGGACCGTCGACGGCGACATCCGGGAACGCACCATCCCCGGCATGATCGGGATCTTCGGCCACGGCAACGTGGCCGGCATCGGCCAGGCGCTCAAACAGGCCAACGTCGACGAGCCCGACCTGATGCCGTACTACCAGGCCCGCAACGAGCAGGCCATGGTGCACCAGGCCGTCGGCTACGCGCGCATGCACCGGCGTCGCGCGACGCTCGCCTCGGCGGCATCCGTGGGCCCCGGTGCCGCCAACATGCTCACCGCCGCGGCGCTGGCCACGACCAACCGCCTCCCCGCACTCCTGCTGCCCAGCGACACGTTCGCCACGCGCGTGGCCGACCCCGTGCTGCAGCAGCTCGAGCAGCCGTGGGACATCGGCCTGACCGTCAACGACGCCTTCCGGCCGCTGTCGCGGTTCTTCGACCGCGTGCAGCGGCCCGAGCAGCTCTACTCCATCGCGCTGGCCGCTCTGCGGGTCCTCACCGACCCGGTGGAGACCGGCGCCGTCACGATCGCCCTCCCCGAAGACGTCCAGGCCGAGGCGATCGATGTGCCGGTGGAGTTCCTGCAGGATCGGGAATGGCACATCCGCCGCCCGCTCCCCGAGCGCGCACCGCTGGCCCGTGCCGCGGCCGCGATCCGCGCTGCCCGCGCACCCATCATCGTCGCCGGCGGGGGCGTGCTCTACTCCGGCGCCGAGGAGCAGCTCCGCGCGCTCGTCGAGGCCACCGGCATCCCGGTCGGCACCTCGCAGGCCGGCGGAGGCTCCCTCGCGTGGGACCACCCGCAGAACCTCGGCGGCGTGGGCGCGACGGGCACGCTCGCCGCCAACCGCCTCGCCGCGGGCGCCGACGTCGTGATCGGCATCGGCACGCGCTACAGCGACTTCACGACGGCCTCGCGCACGGCGTTCCAGAACCCCGACGTCGTCTTCGTCAACATCAACGTCGCCAGCTTCGACGCGTACAAGCACGGCACACAGCTGCCCGTCATCGCCGACGCGCGCGAGGCGCTGACAGCCCTCGCCGCGGCCCTCGGGGGCTACGCCGTCCCCGCCGAGCACGCCGAGCGCGTCGCCCGGGAGAAGGCCGGATGGGACGCGCTCGTGGACGAGGCGTTCGCCCCGACCGGTCGCCCGCTGCCGGGTCAGCCCGAGATCATCGGCGCCGTGCAGTCCGCCAGCGCCCCGGAGGACGTCGTCGTGCAGGCGGCCGGCTCGCTCCCCGGCGACCTGCACAAGCTGTGGCGCGTGCGCGATCCGCTCGGTTACCACGTGGAGTACGCGTTCTCGTGCATGGGCTACGAGATCGCCGGCGGTCTCGGTGCCAAGCGCGGGCTGCTGGCCGACGGCGATGACCGGGACGTCATCGTGATGGTCGGCGACGGCTCGTACCTCATGCTCAACACCGAGCTGGTCACCGCCGTCGCCGAGGGGATCAAGCTCATCGTCGTCCTCATCCAGAACCACGGCTACGCCTCCATCGGGCACCTCTCCGAGACGGTCGGCTCCGAGCGGTTCGGCACGCTGTACCGCGAGTACGACCCGGCGGCCAAGAACTTCCAGGGCGAGGACATCCTCCCCGTTGACCTCGCGATGAACGCCCGCAGCTACGGCATGGACGTTCTCGAGATCGAGCCCGGCGCCTCGGCTCTCGACGACCTCAAGGCCGCGATGGCGACGGCGAAGGCCTCCGAGCGCGCGACCCTCATCCACATCAACAGCGACCCGCTCGTCTACGCCCCCGAGGGCGAGGGCTGGTGGGACGTGCCCGTGGCCGAAGTGTCCACGCTCGAATCCACCCGGCACGCGCGCGAGGAATACGTCGCGCAGCAGGCCGCCCAGAAGCCCCTCCTCGGCTGA
- a CDS encoding sugar phosphate isomerase/epimerase family protein, with amino-acid sequence MTDTIPADADIVVNSGAGLRIGTAPDSWGVWFPDDPKQVPWQRFLDEVVAAGYTWIELGPYGYLPTDPHQLEDELGARGLKLSAGTVFTGFHKGEDQWQRAWDQALAVAGLASQLGAQHLVVIPDLWRSDATSEVLESRTLTDEQWAKLAAGHDRLGKALLEEFGVAQQFHSHADSHVGTTREVVRFLDETDPRYTNLCLDTGHFAYYGGDNVKLIQERPDRIGYLHLKQVDTSLLFDVLKNDVPFAEAVAQGIMIEPPYGVPDLAPIIEAVAAIDSDIFAIVEQDMYGCDVDRPFPIAQRTREHIFGCTHFARVH; translated from the coding sequence ATGACCGACACCATCCCCGCCGACGCCGACATCGTCGTGAACTCCGGCGCAGGCCTGCGCATCGGCACCGCGCCGGACTCCTGGGGCGTATGGTTCCCCGACGACCCGAAGCAGGTGCCGTGGCAGCGGTTCCTCGACGAGGTCGTCGCCGCGGGCTACACGTGGATCGAGCTGGGCCCGTACGGGTACCTGCCCACCGACCCCCACCAGCTCGAGGACGAGCTCGGCGCGCGCGGGCTGAAGCTCTCGGCCGGCACCGTGTTCACCGGATTCCACAAGGGCGAGGACCAGTGGCAGCGCGCGTGGGACCAGGCCCTCGCCGTCGCCGGTCTCGCCTCCCAGCTCGGCGCGCAGCACCTCGTGGTCATCCCCGACCTGTGGCGCAGCGACGCGACGAGCGAGGTGCTCGAATCCCGCACCCTCACCGACGAGCAGTGGGCCAAGCTCGCCGCCGGCCACGACCGGCTCGGGAAGGCCCTCCTGGAGGAGTTCGGCGTCGCGCAGCAGTTCCACTCCCACGCCGACAGCCACGTCGGCACGACGCGCGAGGTCGTGCGGTTCCTCGACGAGACCGACCCGCGGTACACCAACCTGTGCCTGGACACCGGCCACTTCGCGTACTACGGCGGCGACAACGTCAAGCTCATCCAGGAGCGGCCGGACCGCATCGGCTATCTGCACCTGAAGCAGGTGGACACCTCGCTGCTGTTCGACGTGCTGAAGAACGATGTGCCGTTCGCGGAGGCGGTGGCCCAGGGGATCATGATCGAGCCGCCGTACGGCGTGCCCGATCTCGCCCCCATCATCGAGGCCGTCGCCGCCATCGACTCCGACATCTTCGCCATCGTCGAGCAGGACATGTACGGCTGCGACGTCGACCGCCCGTTCCCCATCGCCCAGCGCACGCGCGAGCACATCTTCGGCTGCACGCACTTCGCCCGCGTCCACTGA